DNA sequence from the Pseudoxanthomonas sp. genome:
GAGGGCGGTCCAGAACGGCACGAACAGCTGTTCCACTTCGGTGAAGCGGTCCTGCGTCATGTCGTAGAACTTCGGCGCGGGGCGCCATTCGTCCAGCACGCCGACGATGCGGAACGTGCTGCCCGAGGCCGTAAGCTCACGGCCGACGCTGTTGGCGCCGCCGAAGAGCTTGTCGTTGAGCGCCTTGGAGATCACCGCCACGCGGGTGCGCGACTCGTCGTCCGCCGCGGCCCATCCGTTGCCGTAGCGGAACGGCACGTCGAACATCGGGAAGAAGTCCGCGGTGGTGTAGCGCGCTTCGACCCGGAAGGGCTCGATCCTGCCGTCCTGCGATTCCACCGACGACGCGCCGCCGGTCATCAGCGCCTGGCGGTCGGCCTTCCTGTCCTTCAGCAGGCGCTCCGCGTCGTAGCGGGTGAACTGGTCTTCCGGCTCGTCGCCGGGCGTGAAGCCGTTCGCCGATCGCGGCTCGATGCGGGGATAGAACAGCTTGTCGCTCTTCTGCGGGATCGGGTCGCCGGACAGCACGTAGAACACCGTCAGCGTGGTCATGCTGGCGCCGATGCCCAGCGCGATGGCCAGCACCATCAGGAAGGTCAGCGCCTTGTTGCGCTTGAAGCTGCGCAGCGCGAGGGAAAAGTAGTAGCCGAACATGCGTGGCTCCGTAGGGTGGGCCTTGGCCCACCATGGGGTTGTCTTGGGTCTGTGTGCGGTGGGCCGAGGCCCACCCTACGCGGATGCGTTGGCTTCGGCGGCGTGCGCCGCACGCATCAGCGCCGGCTCCACCGACAGGTCGGTGGCCATGCCGTCCACGATGTGCACGTTGCGCTGCGCGCGTGCCGCCAGTTCGGGGTCGTGCGTGACCATGATGATGGTGGTGCCCTGACGGTTGATCTCTTCCAGCAGCTCCATCACGCCGCGCGCCATCTGCGAGTCGAGGTTGCCGGTCGGTTCGTCGGCCAGCAGCAGGCGCGGGCTGCCCGCCAGCGCGCGCGCGATCGCGGTGCGCTGCTGCTGTCCGCCCGACAGTTCGGCCGGGAAGTGCTTCATGCGCGAGCCCAGGCCCACGCGCGCCAGCGCGTCCTCGATGCGCTGCCTGCGCTCGGCCGCCGGCATGCCGCGGTAGCGCAGCGGCACGTCGACGTTGTCGAACAGGTTGAGGTCCGGGATCAGGTTGAAGCCCTGGAAGATGAAGCCGATCTTCTGGTTGCGCAGACGCGAGCGCGCGTCGTCGCCCAGATGGCTGACGTCCTGCCCATCGAGCAGGAACTGCCCGCCGGTGAAGGTTTCCAGCAGGCCGGCGATGTTGAGGAAGGTGGTCTTGCCGGATCCCGACGGTCCGGTGACCGCGACGAACTCCCCCTCGCGGACATGCAGGTCCAGGGAACGCAGCGCATGCGTTTCCACCTGTTCGGTGCGGTAGACCTTGGCGACTTGGCGCATCTCAAGCATGGCTGAATTCCTTCGGACGGGATTGGGGATTCGTGATTGGGGATTCGGGAGAGGGAGTCGAGACATCCGGGATCGGGCGAATCCCGATTCCCCAATCCCGAATCCCGGCTTTCAATTGACCGACACCCGCTCGGCATCGCCGAACAGGTCGCTGCCGGAGACGACGACCTTGTCGCCGGCCTGCAGGCCGCCCAGCACTTCGATGTTGCTCAGGCTGCTGACGCCCAGCTGCACCGGGCGGCGTACGGCGGAGCTGCCGTCCATGACATAGGCGTAGCGACCGCCGCCCTGTTCCAGGAACGGGCCCCGTTCGACCATCAGCACGTTGCGGCGCGTGTCCATCAGGATGCGGGCGGCCAGGCGCTGGTTCTGGCGCAGGCCGGGCGGCTGCTTGTCGGAGAAGCGCAGGCGGGTGACGACTTCGCCGCCCACCACTTCCGGCGACACTGCGGAGATCTCGCCCGGGTACGGCTGGCCGGCGCTGGTCAGCGTGGCCGGCATGCCGATGGCGAGGTCGCGGGCGAAGCTCTCCGGCACCTTGATCTCGACTTCGAACACCGACAGGTCCACCACGCTCAGCACCGGCGCGTTGATGGCCACGTTGGAGCGCTGCACGGCCTGGATCTGGCCGACCTGGCCATCGAACGGGGCGCGCAGCGTCAGCGCGTCGACCTGGCGCTGCACCTCGGTCACCACGGCACGCTGGCGCTGGGCCAGCAGCTGCTTGTTGCGCGCATCCAGGCCGGCGCCCTGGCCCTGCAGGCCGGCGTCCTTGCGGGCATGGGCCAGCGCGATCTCGGCCTTGCGCAGGTTGTCCTGCGCTTCCAGCACGTCGACCTGCGGCACCGCGCCGCCTTCGAAGCCGCGCTGGTAGCGCTGCAGCGTGCGCTCGGCGGCCTGGCGCTCGATCTCGGCCTGGTCCAGCGCCTTCTGCGCGTTGGCGCGGGTGACGCTGGCGTCGAGGGTGGCGCGGCTGGATTCGGCTTCCAGCCCGGCCAGCGTGGTCTGCTCCTGCGCCAGCTTGCTGCGCAGTTCGGGACTGTCGATCTCGGCCAGCGGCTGGCCCTTGGTGACCTTGTCGCCGGCCACGACCTTCAGCGTGACCACGCCGCCGGCGACGGCGTACAGGGTCGGACTGTTGGCGGCGATGACGCGGCCGTCGGCGGCGATGTCGCGGACCAGGTCGCCGCGGGTCACCTCGGCGATGCGCAGGCGTGCGCCGTCCACCGATGCGGTGCCCGCCAGCCAGCCGCGCGCGGCGAAGACGATGCCGACCAGCAGCAGGGCGCCGCCGGCGGCGGGCCACACCCAGCGGCGCCAGGCCGGTCGGGTCTGCGAGGCACTGAGTACACGGTCTTGGGCGGAGGTGTCCCGAATCATCGGCGGCATGCGTTCTTGGGAATGACCTGCCTCTCTCAGCAGGATGCGTGCCAAACGCAAGCGATTGATTCCAAAGGGGGTTGTCCGGTCCGGACGACTGTCCGGGTGTCCGCGGACACCGTGCGGACAGGGCCTGTCCAGTGCCGGACACGTAGAATGTCCGCTCGTTTCACTCAGATGGAAGACACAAGCCTATGTGCGGAATTGTGGGCGCGATCGCCGATCGCGATGTGGTGCCGGTACTGATCGAAGGACTGAAGCGGCTGGAATACCGGGGCTACGATTCCGCGGGCATCGCGGTGGTCGACCGGCAGGACGTGCGCCGCGTGCGCCGCACCGGCCGCGTGGCCGAGATGGAAGGCGCCGCCGCCGCCGAGGGCTTCAACGCGAATCTCGGCATCGGCCACACGCGCTGGGCCACCCACGGTGGCGTGACCGAGGCCAATGCGCATCCGCACATCAGCCACGGTGTGGCGCTGGTGCACAACGGCATCATCGAGAACCACGAGGAGCAGCGCGAGAAGCTGCGCGCGCTCGGCTACGTGTTCGAGTCGCAGACCGATACCGAAGTCATCGCCCACCTGATGCACCATCACCTGCAGGGTGGCGACGACCTGCTCGGCGCATTGCAGTGGACGGTGAAGGAACTGACCGGCGCCTACGCGCTGGCCGTGGTCAGCCGCAAGGAGCCGGACCGCATGGTCTGCGCGCGCATGGGCTGCCCGTTGCTGATCGGCGTGGGCGAGGGCGAGAACTTCATCGCCTCGGATGTGTCGGCGATCATCCAGGCCACGCGTCGCGTGATCTTCCTGGAAGAGGGCGACACCGCCGAAGTCACGCGCGAAAGCGTCAAGGTCTTCGACGGCAAGGACCAGCCGATCCAGCGCGACGTGCACGTCTCCGACGTGTCGCTGGCCTCGCTGGAACTGGGCCCGTACCGCCATTTCATGCAGAAGGAAATCCACGAGCAGCCGCGCGCGATCGCCGACACCATCGAGGCCGTGGTCGATGGCGGCTTCTCCCCGACGCTGTTCGGCGCCAATGCCGAGGTGGCGCTGAAGGACATCGAGGGCGTGCAGATCCTCGCCTGCGGCACCAGCTACTACGCCGGCATGACGGCGCGCTACTGGCTGGAAGCCATCGCCGGCGTGCCGTGCAACGTCGAGATCGCCAGCGAATACCGCTACCGCGCCGCCTACGCGAACCCCAAGCACCTCATCGTCACCATTTCCCAGTCCGGCGAAACGCTGGACACGATGGAGGCGCTGAAGTACGCCAAGTCGCTGGGCCACGAGCACACGCTGTCGATCTGCAACGTGCCCGAGAGCGCCATCCCGCGCGCCAGCGAGCTGGTCTGCTACACGCGTGCCGGCGCCGAGATCGGCGTGGCCTCGACCAAGGCCTTCACCACCCAGCTGGCCGCGCTGTTCCAGCTGACCGTCGTGCTGGGCAAGCTGCGGGGCAAGGTCACGCCGGAACAGGAAGCCGACTACCTGGAGCAGTTGCGCCACCTGCCGGGCAGCGTGCAGCACGCCCTCAACCTGGAGCCGCAGATCGCGGCGTGGGCGGAACGCTTCGCGCCCAAGTCGGACGCGCTGTTCCTCGGCCGTGGCCTGCACTACCCGATCGCGCTGGAAGGCGCGCTCAAGCTGAAGGAAATCTCCTACATCCACGCCGAGGCCTATCCGGCAGGCGAGCTGAAGCACGGTCCGCTGGCGCTGGTCGACGCCGACATGCCGGTGGTGGTGATCGCGCCCAACGACGTGCTGCTGGAGAAGGTGAAGTCCAACATGCAGGAAGTGCGCGCGCGCGGCGGCGAGCTGTTCGTGTTCACCGACCAGGACAGCCACTTCAGCGAATCCGAAGGCGTGCACGTCATCCGCACCCCGCGCCACGTCGGCGTGCTCAGCCCCATCGTGCACACCATCCCCGTGCAGCTGCTGGCCTACCACACCGCGCTCGCGCGCGGCACCGACGTGGACAAGCCGCGCAACCTGGCGAAATCGGTGACGGTGGAGTAGTCGTCCATCCGGATGCCGGAGACAGAACGGGCCGCGCAATGCGGCCCGTTTCTGTTTGGTAAGACGCGAACTTGCGATCAGGAAGCTGCGGTGCCCGTCGTCGGCAGCGCCAATCGCTTTTCCAGATCTTCGCGCATATCCACCAGTTCGGTGGACAGCTGCTTGCGCTTGGCCATGCCTTCGCGGTGGATCTCGCGCACTTCCTCGACCGTGCGGATCAGCGTCTCGTTGACGGTGCGCAGGGTCTCGATGTCGATCACCGAGCGCTGGTTGGCGCGCGCGGTGCCGACGGCCGTGGCGTGCACCAGCTCGGCGTTCTTGCGCATCAGTTCGTTGCTGGCGTCGTCGATGGCGTTGGCCAGTTCCACCGCGTTGCGCTGGTCGGCGAGCGACAGCTGGATGGCGAACTGGTTGCGCCACATCGGGATGGTGATGTCGCGTACCGCGCTGAACTTCTCGATCAGCTGGATCGCGTTGGCCTGGATCAGGCGGATCATCGGCAGCGTCTGCGTCGCCGCGTGCTGCAGTACCTGCAGGTCGGACACACGCTTGTCGATCAGGCGCAGCGCGGTGTCCAGCGCGGCACGGCGGGTGCGGGATTCCGGATCCTCCAGGCCGGACAGCGACGCCAGTTCCGCTTCCAGTTCGGCGATGCGGACGCGGCCGGCGGCCACGTGCACGCCGAGTTCGCGGCGCTCGTCCAGCACCATGTCGTGCATCTGGTCGTACTCGCGCACGCGCTGCTGCTGGATCTGCTGGGTCTTGCCGACGTCGGCCATCAGCTGGTCGATCTGGCGGTTGGTCGAGCTGTAGCGCTGCACCAGGTCGTCCTTGGTGGCGCGCAGCCTGTCGATCAGCGGGCCGAGGATCGGCAGCTTGGAACGGCCGTGGAAGGACTCCAGGTTCAGCGAACGCGCGATGCGCACCACCTCGCCCAGCTTCTCGCCGCTGCTGTCCAGATCGGCGTTGCGGACCTTGTCCAGCAGTTGCGTGCTGAAGGCGCTGGTCTTGGTGGTCGCTTCGCGGCCGTAGGTGTGAAGGTTGCCGGGCGCGATGTCCTGCAGCGCCTTCGTGGCCTCCTGGATGCGCGGAATGTCGGCGCTTTCCAGGCCCAGGTCGGTCAGCAGCTGCGGCGACAGCGCGGCGGGGAGCAGCATCTGTTCGGGATTCGTCGTCGTCATGGGGCCTCCTGGGTGTGGGTGGTACGCGCTGCCGCTGCGGATGCAGGCGGTGGCGCGGGCAGGTGTTCGATATGGGCTTCCAGCTCGTCTATCGCCCGCGCTGCCGAGGATAGCTGCATTCCATGGCCGGCACCGGCGGTGACGCCGAGCTGCTGGTCCAGCAGCACCGTCAGTCGCGGCAGTTGCTGCGCGTGCCGTTCGGCGATGGCGAGCGCATTGGCGGCGACGATGTCGAGCTGCTGGAGGGTGATGTCGTAAGCGCTGCGCAGCGTGATGAGGTGGGCCAGACGCGAGGCGCCCGCCTGCGGATCCGCCGTGGCCTGCTGGCGGGCCAGGTCGTCGATCTCCTGCTGCAGGCGCACACCCGCCGCGCGCAGTCGCTGCGCATGTTCCGACAGGGTGGCGTGCTGGCGGCGAAGGTGTTCGGCCTGGATGCCGGCCTGCCGCAGCAGGAGGCCGCTGCGCTTGCGCAGGGCGCGCGCCTCGGCGGCGACGCGGATGTCGCGGCCGATCAGCCGGCCCCAGAAGCCGACGCTGCGGCGCAGTGCGCGCGGGTCGGCCGACAGCAACACGGTGCGCAGGTCGCGCAGCGTAGCCTGCAGATCGCCCGCGCCGGCCTGCGCCAGCGCGCGGATCGCGGCAGCGTGCTCGGCCAGGCCGGCAGTGTCGGCGTCCGCAGCGGGAAACCGGCTCACCTCGGCGGGTCTCCGTCGCGGTCGTGATCGTCGGCCAGCGGCGATGGCGACACATCCAGCGTCGGCGTCGGGCGCTCTTCCTTGAAGGCGAGGCTGGCGATCACCTGGTCGAACTCCGTCTCGCGCGGCGAACGCGGCCTCGCCTTGCGCGTGCCCACCGGCGGAGGCGTACCGGCGCCGCTCCGCAATGCCTGTGCCAAGGCCACGAGTGCACCGTTGAGCTGGTCCTGCCGCGCCATCGTCTGTTGCAGGGCCTCCAGTACCGGTGCGGTATCGATCACCGGTGCGGGCGTTGGCGTGGCGGCAGCGACCGGTTCCGGCATGCGCAGTGCGTGCAGGGCGGAGAGCAGTCGCTCCCATGGGGCGGGTGGCGGCGTTTCGATGGGCACGGGTTCACCCAGCCGCTGCAGGCCGACGGCGATGTCGGCCAGCTGCGCGACGACGCGGCCGCCGACGTCGGCATCCTCCGCACCCATCGCCTTGTTGCGCAGGAAGTCGGCCTTGATCTGCTGCCAGCGCGCCTGTTCCTCGGCGGTCAGCGTGCCGCGCAGTTCGCCGAGCTTGAGCAGGTTCTCCTCGGCGCCGGTGGTCAGCAGCTGCGCTTCGCCCAGGTAGTGGTCGGAGATCAACTGCTGCAGCTCGGCAGCATTCATCACCGGCGAGATCTTCTCCGCCAGCTTGTTCATGTTGCGGTAGCTGCCCTGCAGGCGGAACGGCGGTTCCACCCGGTACCTGTCGGCCTGCGCGGCGCTGGCGATGTACTGCTGGTTGACCCGGTAGACCACGTCGCGCACGGTCAGCAGGCGCTGCAGCACCGCGACGATCTCGCCGATCTCCGCGCCGCTGTACGCATGCGACAGCTGGTTGGTGCTGACGTCCTTGCCGCGCGCCTTGTCGACCAGCAGGTAGAGATCGGCCATGTCGCGCGTGGCGAGCGGCGCGAGCACCGGGTTCGACGTCAGGCAGTTCTCCACGTAGCTCAGCAGGAAGGCGTCTTCCATGCCGCCCAGCACGTCGCCCAGGTTGTAGATGTCGGCGCG
Encoded proteins:
- a CDS encoding ABC transporter permease; this encodes MFGYYFSLALRSFKRNKALTFLMVLAIALGIGASMTTLTVFYVLSGDPIPQKSDKLFYPRIEPRSANGFTPGDEPEDQFTRYDAERLLKDRKADRQALMTGGASSVESQDGRIEPFRVEARYTTADFFPMFDVPFRYGNGWAAADDESRTRVAVISKALNDKLFGGANSVGRELTASGSTFRIVGVLDEWRPAPKFYDMTQDRFTEVEQLFVPFWTALSLKMGTQGNMNCWGDSSGDEEGSRGPNAPCSWLQYWVELDTPAKVAAYKQYLANYSDQQRAAGRFERPTNVDLHNVMQWLDKQGAVPGDVRLQVWLAFGFLAVCLLNTVGLLLAKFLGRASQIGVRRALGATRKAIFAQCLVEAGTVGLVGGALGLVLAWLGLLAVRQQPAGYADLAHMDLKMLLATFALAIVASLLAGMLPAWRAMQVTPAIQLKSQ
- a CDS encoding ABC transporter ATP-binding protein, which codes for MLEMRQVAKVYRTEQVETHALRSLDLHVREGEFVAVTGPSGSGKTTFLNIAGLLETFTGGQFLLDGQDVSHLGDDARSRLRNQKIGFIFQGFNLIPDLNLFDNVDVPLRYRGMPAAERRQRIEDALARVGLGSRMKHFPAELSGGQQQRTAIARALAGSPRLLLADEPTGNLDSQMARGVMELLEEINRQGTTIIMVTHDPELAARAQRNVHIVDGMATDLSVEPALMRAAHAAEANASA
- a CDS encoding efflux RND transporter periplasmic adaptor subunit, whose translation is MIRDTSAQDRVLSASQTRPAWRRWVWPAAGGALLLVGIVFAARGWLAGTASVDGARLRIAEVTRGDLVRDIAADGRVIAANSPTLYAVAGGVVTLKVVAGDKVTKGQPLAEIDSPELRSKLAQEQTTLAGLEAESSRATLDASVTRANAQKALDQAEIERQAAERTLQRYQRGFEGGAVPQVDVLEAQDNLRKAEIALAHARKDAGLQGQGAGLDARNKQLLAQRQRAVVTEVQRQVDALTLRAPFDGQVGQIQAVQRSNVAINAPVLSVVDLSVFEVEIKVPESFARDLAIGMPATLTSAGQPYPGEISAVSPEVVGGEVVTRLRFSDKQPPGLRQNQRLAARILMDTRRNVLMVERGPFLEQGGGRYAYVMDGSSAVRRPVQLGVSSLSNIEVLGGLQAGDKVVVSGSDLFGDAERVSVN
- the glmS gene encoding glutamine--fructose-6-phosphate transaminase (isomerizing), translating into MCGIVGAIADRDVVPVLIEGLKRLEYRGYDSAGIAVVDRQDVRRVRRTGRVAEMEGAAAAEGFNANLGIGHTRWATHGGVTEANAHPHISHGVALVHNGIIENHEEQREKLRALGYVFESQTDTEVIAHLMHHHLQGGDDLLGALQWTVKELTGAYALAVVSRKEPDRMVCARMGCPLLIGVGEGENFIASDVSAIIQATRRVIFLEEGDTAEVTRESVKVFDGKDQPIQRDVHVSDVSLASLELGPYRHFMQKEIHEQPRAIADTIEAVVDGGFSPTLFGANAEVALKDIEGVQILACGTSYYAGMTARYWLEAIAGVPCNVEIASEYRYRAAYANPKHLIVTISQSGETLDTMEALKYAKSLGHEHTLSICNVPESAIPRASELVCYTRAGAEIGVASTKAFTTQLAALFQLTVVLGKLRGKVTPEQEADYLEQLRHLPGSVQHALNLEPQIAAWAERFAPKSDALFLGRGLHYPIALEGALKLKEISYIHAEAYPAGELKHGPLALVDADMPVVVIAPNDVLLEKVKSNMQEVRARGGELFVFTDQDSHFSESEGVHVIRTPRHVGVLSPIVHTIPVQLLAYHTALARGTDVDKPRNLAKSVTVE
- a CDS encoding toxic anion resistance protein, which codes for MTTTNPEQMLLPAALSPQLLTDLGLESADIPRIQEATKALQDIAPGNLHTYGREATTKTSAFSTQLLDKVRNADLDSSGEKLGEVVRIARSLNLESFHGRSKLPILGPLIDRLRATKDDLVQRYSSTNRQIDQLMADVGKTQQIQQQRVREYDQMHDMVLDERRELGVHVAAGRVRIAELEAELASLSGLEDPESRTRRAALDTALRLIDKRVSDLQVLQHAATQTLPMIRLIQANAIQLIEKFSAVRDITIPMWRNQFAIQLSLADQRNAVELANAIDDASNELMRKNAELVHATAVGTARANQRSVIDIETLRTVNETLIRTVEEVREIHREGMAKRKQLSTELVDMREDLEKRLALPTTGTAAS